The following are from one region of the Erwinia sp. SLM-02 genome:
- a CDS encoding TetR/AcrR family transcriptional regulator, which translates to MKETAEELRARILNGAIELFIEKGVEKVTTRELTEHLGLSRSHIYHYFRDWQTLCLAALTGFMQADLDNLKAKIVGRPAREQLQLLMRTYLPDVQDAVWQLYGSLWQLAIHNETWAALARQMVEKWQLLLDGIITDGIAEGVFRSADPLRTARQLGAIINGYSDLLIVEPSASARQQATEDIDAFIALALLAPSASGR; encoded by the coding sequence ATGAAAGAAACGGCGGAAGAACTACGAGCCAGGATCCTGAACGGCGCGATTGAGTTATTTATTGAGAAAGGCGTGGAAAAGGTCACCACGCGCGAGCTGACTGAGCATCTTGGCCTCTCCCGCAGCCATATTTATCACTATTTTCGTGACTGGCAGACGCTGTGCCTGGCGGCGCTGACCGGCTTTATGCAGGCCGATTTGGATAATCTGAAGGCGAAGATTGTCGGCCGCCCTGCGCGTGAACAGCTGCAGCTGCTGATGCGAACGTATCTGCCCGACGTGCAGGATGCGGTCTGGCAGCTGTACGGTTCGCTGTGGCAGCTGGCGATCCATAACGAAACTTGGGCGGCGCTGGCGCGGCAGATGGTGGAAAAATGGCAGCTGCTGCTGGACGGTATTATTACTGACGGCATCGCGGAGGGCGTTTTTCGCAGCGCCGATCCGCTGCGCACTGCCCGCCAGCTCGGGGCGATAATTAACGGTTACAGCGACCTGCTGATCGTCGAACCCTCCGCCAGTGCGCGCCAGCAGGCGACGGAAGATATCGACGCTTTCATCGCCCTTGCCCTGCTGGCACCGTCGGCTTCAGGTCGGTAG
- a CDS encoding TonB-dependent siderophore receptor, translating to MKNIFFGAIFVALPGFAAQNAVPATSSASTDKPSKEQQILVTASAPRDLTDESKSGAGFTTAETDLGPLGSKDRLETPYSTTTVTHEMIDNQQAKSVSELLKYSPSTQMQARGGMDVGRPQSRGMQGSVVSNSRLDGLNIVSTTAFPVEMLERLDVLNSLTGALYGPASPAGQFNFVAKRPTEQTLRRVTLGYQSRNAYGGHIDLGGHFDDENKFGYRLNLLDEEGEGNVDDSTLRRKLVSLALDWNISPGTQLQLDASHYEFLQKGYVSGFSYGKGIDLPKAPNPNNKNYTLPTTGNDLTTDTISSHLIHYFDNSWSMTAGVGYQQADRAMRTVSNTLTSNSGTISRSVTDSAAAGRFRVLSNMLTLNGHVDTGSIGHDLAFATSGYVWSIYSAKGSSQRYSLGTSNYYDPSSMQEPGDGRIINSGARYRTSVTSQQSVTIGDTVTFNPRWSAMAYLSQSWLETRSYNNQAAKTDQVNEDGLSPNLALMYKITPSVMAYISYADSLEQGGTAPTGQGVKNEGTTLDPYRSEQYEIGLKADVNGMNLGAALFRLKRPFAYVDPDDMVYKEQGDQLNKGLELTASGNLWQGLNVYSGVTFLDPKLKNTVSEDTSNKRVVGVPKVQSNLLVEYNLPSMPELVYSANLHYTGKRAANNTNSTWAGSYTTLDLGTRYSTRLGNVPATLRLMVNNVTNERYWASIFPGDTDGSGSSASAFAGTAREVRASVTFDF from the coding sequence ATGAAAAACATATTTTTCGGCGCGATTTTTGTCGCGCTGCCGGGTTTCGCCGCCCAGAATGCCGTACCGGCCACGTCCTCTGCCAGCACTGACAAGCCCAGCAAAGAACAGCAAATCCTCGTCACCGCCAGCGCGCCCCGCGATCTGACCGATGAAAGCAAGTCCGGCGCGGGCTTCACTACCGCCGAGACCGATCTGGGGCCGCTGGGCAGTAAAGACCGGCTGGAAACGCCGTATTCCACCACCACCGTTACCCACGAAATGATCGATAACCAGCAGGCGAAAAGCGTCAGCGAGCTGCTGAAGTATTCGCCCAGCACGCAGATGCAGGCGCGCGGCGGCATGGACGTCGGCCGCCCGCAAAGCCGCGGCATGCAGGGCAGCGTGGTGTCCAACAGTCGCCTGGATGGCCTGAATATCGTCTCTACCACCGCGTTTCCGGTGGAAATGCTGGAGCGGCTGGACGTGCTGAACAGCCTGACCGGTGCGCTTTACGGCCCGGCCAGCCCCGCCGGGCAGTTTAACTTCGTCGCCAAGCGCCCGACCGAGCAGACCCTGCGACGCGTTACCCTCGGCTATCAGAGCCGCAATGCGTACGGCGGGCATATCGACCTCGGTGGCCATTTTGACGATGAGAATAAATTTGGCTATCGCCTGAACCTGCTGGATGAAGAGGGGGAAGGCAACGTCGATGACAGCACCCTGCGGCGCAAGCTGGTATCGCTGGCGCTGGACTGGAATATCAGCCCCGGTACGCAATTACAACTGGATGCCAGCCACTATGAGTTCCTGCAAAAGGGCTACGTCAGCGGCTTCAGCTACGGCAAGGGTATCGACCTGCCAAAAGCACCAAACCCGAACAACAAAAATTACACGCTGCCGACCACCGGTAACGATCTGACCACCGACACCATCAGCAGCCATCTGATCCACTACTTTGATAACAGCTGGTCGATGACCGCCGGCGTGGGCTATCAGCAGGCCGACCGCGCGATGCGTACCGTGTCGAATACCCTGACCAGCAACAGCGGAACCATCAGCCGTTCGGTGACCGACTCCGCCGCCGCAGGCCGCTTCCGCGTGCTGAGCAATATGCTGACGCTGAACGGGCATGTAGATACCGGCAGCATCGGCCACGATCTTGCCTTTGCCACCAGCGGCTACGTCTGGTCGATTTACTCGGCGAAGGGCAGCAGCCAGCGCTACAGCCTGGGCACCAGCAACTATTACGATCCGTCGTCAATGCAGGAACCGGGCGACGGGCGGATCATCAACAGCGGCGCGCGCTATCGTACCAGCGTGACCAGCCAGCAGAGCGTGACCATCGGCGATACGGTGACCTTTAACCCGCGCTGGTCGGCGATGGCCTACCTCAGCCAGAGCTGGCTGGAAACCCGCAGCTACAATAACCAGGCGGCGAAAACCGACCAGGTAAACGAGGACGGCCTCAGCCCGAACCTGGCGCTGATGTACAAAATCACCCCGTCGGTGATGGCCTATATCAGCTATGCCGATTCGCTTGAGCAGGGCGGCACCGCGCCGACCGGCCAGGGCGTGAAAAACGAAGGCACCACCCTCGATCCGTACCGCAGCGAGCAGTATGAAATCGGCCTGAAGGCGGACGTGAACGGCATGAATCTGGGCGCGGCACTGTTCCGTCTGAAGCGCCCGTTTGCCTACGTCGACCCCGACGATATGGTTTACAAAGAGCAGGGCGACCAGCTGAATAAAGGGCTGGAGCTGACCGCCAGCGGCAATCTCTGGCAGGGGCTGAACGTTTACAGCGGCGTGACCTTCCTCGATCCGAAACTGAAAAACACCGTCTCCGAGGACACCAGCAACAAGCGGGTGGTGGGCGTGCCGAAGGTGCAGTCTAACCTGCTGGTGGAGTACAACCTGCCTTCCATGCCGGAACTGGTTTACAGCGCGAATCTGCACTACACCGGCAAGCGTGCGGCCAACAACACCAACAGTACCTGGGCCGGGAGCTATACCACGCTGGACCTGGGTACGCGCTACAGCACCCGCCTTGGCAATGTGCCGGCCACGCTGCGCCTGATGGTGAATAACGTCACCAATGAACGCTACTGGGCGTCGATCTTCCCTGGCGACACGGACGGCAGCGGCAGCTCCGCCAGCGCCTTTGCCGGTACCGCCCGCGAGGTTCGCGCGTCGGTGACGTTTGACTTCTGA
- a CDS encoding sensor domain-containing diguanylate cyclase, giving the protein MHYNSPDHSHLKVRSTRFIRRMFAMRQLGTFLCFNPIISVLLELQKGNAFYVLLFINAFVWPWVACRVALSSSDPTASERRNLTIDAALGGFWVAMMGISPMPSLIIIAVLASDRYAVGGWLQLQSAMRAFLLIFIPMWMLNGMPWQTGFSTRTVWLTLPLAAGYMFVLSAVSYKLTLTLRRKNRELERISLMDPSLGIPNRRLFDRRLESEYLRTRRGECRAWLLLLDVDNFKTVNDTFGHEAGDFLLAEISALLRNEAGEQDIPARFGGDELGVIVHDADEVGILTLAETLQQKITQLRLPASADFHCSISIGIAAASEAESLQQWLSHADLALYSVKRAGRNGVQLWRPAPESTTE; this is encoded by the coding sequence ATGCACTATAACTCACCCGATCACAGCCATCTGAAAGTGCGCTCAACGCGCTTTATCCGCCGCATGTTTGCTATGCGTCAGCTGGGTACATTTCTCTGTTTTAACCCGATTATCTCAGTGCTGCTGGAGCTGCAAAAAGGCAACGCCTTTTACGTCCTGCTGTTTATCAACGCCTTCGTCTGGCCCTGGGTTGCCTGCCGTGTGGCGCTCTCCTCCTCCGACCCCACCGCCAGCGAGCGGCGCAATCTGACCATTGATGCGGCCCTCGGCGGCTTCTGGGTGGCGATGATGGGCATCAGCCCGATGCCGTCGCTGATTATCATCGCGGTGCTGGCCTCGGATCGCTATGCCGTCGGCGGCTGGCTGCAGCTGCAGTCGGCGATGCGGGCGTTTTTACTGATCTTTATCCCGATGTGGATGCTGAACGGCATGCCGTGGCAGACCGGCTTTAGTACCCGCACGGTCTGGTTAACCCTGCCGCTGGCCGCGGGCTACATGTTCGTGCTTAGCGCCGTTTCTTATAAACTCACCCTGACGCTGCGGCGTAAAAATCGCGAACTGGAACGCATCTCGCTGATGGATCCCAGCCTGGGTATCCCGAACCGTCGCCTGTTTGACCGCCGGCTGGAAAGTGAATATTTACGCACCCGGCGCGGTGAATGCCGCGCCTGGCTGCTGCTGCTTGACGTCGATAATTTCAAAACCGTGAATGACACCTTTGGTCATGAGGCGGGTGATTTTCTGCTGGCGGAAATTTCTGCCCTGCTGCGTAACGAGGCGGGTGAGCAGGATATTCCGGCGCGGTTTGGCGGTGATGAGCTGGGGGTGATAGTCCACGATGCGGATGAAGTGGGGATCCTTACCCTCGCCGAAACCCTGCAGCAAAAAATTACCCAGCTGCGGCTACCGGCCTCGGCGGATTTCCACTGCTCTATCAGTATCGGCATTGCCGCCGCCAGCGAGGCGGAAAGCCTGCAGCAGTGGTTAAGCCATGCCGACCTGGCCCTGTACAGCGTGAAGCGCGCGGGCAGAAACGGGGTTCAGCTGTGGCGGCCCGCGCCGGAGAGCACGACGGAATAA
- a CDS encoding membrane-bound PQQ-dependent dehydrogenase, glucose/quinate/shikimate family: MSSTGDSGGRVNKFFPILVLVFGLLTAVTGVYFLIGGWKLAALGGSLYYIIAGIAYLLLLVLLVLKKRPGLTLSIVIFVATAVWAFIEVGGVAYWPLMARLVVPAIILMLSLWVFPALVKDIRSRKRAAHLSGWGVFVCLLGVLAGAFVPHGKIYHPDAAASQPAALEGEYKAQADQDWDHLSRNASGTRFAAVNGITPENVNKLKVAWTYRTGRILEGKVAGVDENTPLQIGNVLYTCTPQNVVAAVDADTGKPIWRVDPKAAATSHVTCRSVGYYDLDKDASLSSEEKAQSPAECRRRIIVTTIDARMLALDAKTGSACSDFGNAGTVDLRAGMAPTENGQGYHPSGTPVIMGHLTVFGTWIHDHSDNDASGVVRAYDVRSGALVWSWNAEEDAPDAVNHTGGTPNVWAPATYDRDLNTVYLPTGMGPPDYWGGKRTPSAEKFSSAVVAVDATTGKTKWIFQTVHHDVWDYDVPSQPVMYEMKNEEGERVPVLIQTTKMGQIFVLDRRTGKPASKVEELPVTTTPTGQNDHMSPTQPFSTNMPSLGLSTLKESEMWGITPFDQLECRITFKSARYNGIYTPSGESDYIQFPGTLGGMNWGGISIDERNGMMYVNDIRMGKVMALKTAEQAKTYKGSPIRSMLAKPYVGLKSDFFMSSLGVPCQNPPFGTLSAIDLNTKKLVWQVPVGTVEDTGPLGMKTHLPMPIGMPTLGGPTATAGGVVFFAGTQDDYMRAFNSKTGEEIWKYRLPVGATASPLVYKSPQTGKQYVVISAGGAAHAAELGDYLIAFSLPDGEK; encoded by the coding sequence ATGTCATCTACAGGTGATTCAGGAGGGCGCGTGAATAAGTTTTTCCCGATACTGGTTCTGGTATTTGGATTACTTACCGCCGTCACCGGAGTTTATTTTCTGATTGGAGGATGGAAACTCGCCGCGCTGGGCGGGTCTCTGTACTATATTATCGCCGGCATTGCCTATCTGCTCCTGCTGGTTCTATTGGTGCTGAAAAAGCGTCCCGGGCTGACGCTGTCGATTGTTATATTCGTGGCGACGGCAGTCTGGGCCTTCATTGAGGTCGGCGGCGTAGCTTACTGGCCGCTGATGGCTCGTCTGGTGGTTCCGGCGATTATCCTGATGCTCAGCCTGTGGGTCTTCCCCGCGCTGGTGAAGGATATCCGTTCGCGCAAACGCGCCGCGCACCTGAGCGGCTGGGGCGTCTTTGTCTGCCTGCTCGGCGTGCTGGCCGGTGCGTTTGTTCCGCATGGCAAAATCTATCATCCCGACGCGGCGGCCAGTCAGCCCGCGGCCCTGGAAGGGGAATATAAGGCGCAGGCGGATCAGGACTGGGACCATCTTTCTCGCAACGCCAGCGGTACCCGCTTCGCGGCTGTTAATGGGATCACCCCGGAAAATGTGAACAAGCTAAAGGTGGCATGGACTTACCGCACCGGACGGATCCTGGAAGGCAAAGTGGCCGGCGTTGATGAAAACACCCCGCTGCAGATTGGTAACGTGCTTTATACCTGTACGCCGCAGAACGTGGTCGCCGCCGTGGATGCCGATACCGGCAAGCCTATCTGGCGGGTCGATCCAAAAGCCGCTGCCACGTCGCACGTCACCTGCCGCAGCGTCGGCTATTACGACCTCGATAAAGACGCATCGCTTTCCAGTGAGGAAAAAGCGCAGTCACCGGCCGAGTGCCGCCGCCGTATCATCGTGACCACCATTGACGCCCGCATGCTGGCGCTGGATGCAAAAACCGGCAGCGCCTGCTCAGACTTTGGCAACGCGGGCACGGTCGATCTGCGTGCCGGCATGGCACCGACGGAAAACGGTCAGGGTTACCATCCGAGCGGTACGCCGGTGATCATGGGCCACCTGACGGTGTTTGGCACCTGGATCCACGATCACTCGGACAACGACGCTTCGGGCGTGGTGCGCGCGTATGACGTGCGTAGCGGTGCGCTGGTCTGGTCGTGGAACGCCGAGGAAGATGCACCCGATGCGGTGAATCACACCGGCGGCACGCCGAACGTCTGGGCGCCGGCAACCTACGATCGCGACCTGAACACGGTTTACCTGCCGACCGGCATGGGGCCGCCTGACTACTGGGGCGGAAAGCGCACGCCGTCGGCCGAGAAGTTCTCTTCCGCCGTCGTCGCCGTCGATGCCACCACCGGTAAGACCAAATGGATCTTCCAGACCGTGCATCACGACGTCTGGGACTATGACGTACCTTCGCAGCCGGTGATGTATGAGATGAAGAACGAGGAGGGCGAACGCGTCCCCGTTCTGATTCAGACCACCAAGATGGGGCAGATCTTCGTGCTGGACCGTCGGACAGGTAAACCGGCCAGTAAGGTAGAAGAGCTGCCGGTGACCACCACGCCGACCGGGCAGAATGACCATATGTCGCCGACCCAGCCGTTCTCAACAAATATGCCAAGCCTGGGTCTGTCGACGCTGAAAGAGAGCGAAATGTGGGGGATCACGCCATTTGACCAGCTTGAGTGCCGCATCACCTTCAAGTCCGCGCGCTATAACGGCATCTATACCCCGTCGGGAGAATCCGACTATATCCAGTTCCCCGGCACGCTGGGCGGCATGAACTGGGGCGGTATCTCCATCGATGAACGTAACGGCATGATGTACGTTAACGACATCCGCATGGGCAAAGTGATGGCGCTGAAGACGGCAGAGCAGGCCAAAACCTACAAAGGTTCGCCGATCCGCTCGATGCTGGCCAAACCTTACGTCGGTCTGAAATCGGACTTCTTTATGTCTTCGCTGGGCGTTCCCTGCCAGAATCCGCCGTTCGGTACGCTGAGCGCGATTGACCTGAATACCAAAAAGCTGGTGTGGCAGGTTCCGGTCGGCACCGTTGAGGATACCGGCCCGCTGGGGATGAAAACCCACCTGCCGATGCCTATCGGTATGCCGACGCTGGGCGGGCCAACCGCCACGGCCGGTGGCGTGGTGTTCTTTGCCGGCACCCAGGATGACTATATGCGCGCCTTCAACAGCAAAACCGGGGAAGAGATCTGGAAATACCGTCTGCCGGTTGGCGCGACCGCCTCTCCGCTGGTGTACAAGTCTCCGCAGACCGGTAAACAGTACGTGGTTATTTCCGCGGGTGGCGCTGCGCACGCGGCGGAGCTGGGCGATTACCTGATTGCCTTCTCACTGCCTGACGGCGAAAAGTAA
- a CDS encoding ABC transporter substrate-binding protein: MISLLQRRALRLLAIMLLPAAVAAAEPAGHTDIRVATPWPAQTATIAMLGYSQNLVGTSVVAKRIPLLLQSYPGLAKVPVISASNGHEISAEQVIALNAQLLIVPESMRLAQPEALTAAGIHTLMLKANSMAALRERVTRTAQALGPDAVAVDARYQRYFDRNVALIHERLKGLPQSERVSLYHSMGSPLTSSGRPSLNQDWMDLAGARNVAEPWFGQRKNSNGEVSLEQVVAANPQVIVAMNHRDAEEILHSPAWQGVAAVQQHRVYTNPQGMFWWCRETSEAALQVLWLAKTLYPARFSDIDMNKEVVSFYHDFFGISLTPDQVTAILNPV, encoded by the coding sequence ATGATTTCATTACTTCAACGGCGGGCGCTCAGGCTGCTGGCCATCATGCTGCTGCCTGCCGCCGTGGCCGCGGCGGAACCGGCGGGCCACACCGATATTCGTGTGGCAACGCCCTGGCCCGCGCAGACGGCGACGATTGCCATGCTCGGCTACAGCCAGAACCTGGTGGGCACGTCGGTGGTCGCGAAGCGTATCCCGCTGCTGCTGCAAAGCTATCCGGGGCTGGCAAAGGTGCCGGTGATTAGCGCCAGCAACGGCCACGAAATCAGCGCCGAACAGGTGATTGCGCTCAATGCCCAGCTGCTGATCGTGCCTGAAAGCATGCGGCTGGCGCAGCCGGAAGCGCTGACGGCGGCGGGCATTCACACGCTGATGCTGAAGGCGAACTCAATGGCCGCCCTGCGCGAACGCGTTACCCGTACCGCGCAGGCGCTGGGGCCGGACGCGGTGGCGGTGGATGCGCGCTACCAGCGGTATTTCGACCGTAACGTGGCGCTGATTCACGAACGCCTGAAGGGGTTACCGCAGAGCGAACGCGTCTCGCTGTATCACAGCATGGGCAGCCCGCTGACCAGCAGCGGTCGACCTTCGCTGAACCAGGACTGGATGGATCTGGCCGGGGCGCGCAACGTCGCCGAACCGTGGTTCGGGCAGCGGAAAAACAGCAACGGCGAAGTGTCGCTGGAGCAGGTGGTGGCCGCGAATCCGCAGGTGATTGTGGCGATGAACCACCGCGATGCGGAAGAGATTCTGCACTCCCCGGCCTGGCAGGGCGTGGCGGCGGTGCAGCAGCATCGGGTGTATACCAACCCGCAGGGGATGTTCTGGTGGTGCCGGGAAACCAGCGAAGCCGCGCTGCAGGTGCTGTGGCTGGCGAAAACGCTCTATCCTGCGCGCTTTAGCGATATTGATATGAATAAAGAAGTGGTGAGTTTTTATCACGACTTCTTCGGTATCTCGCTGACTCCTGACCAGGTGACGGCGATTCTCAATCCGGTCTGA
- a CDS encoding MFS transporter, translating to MYPNNRWLVLAIVTSTLFLIVIDMTVLYTALPRIMQDLDGSAAEKLWIINAYPLVVAGLLPGAGMLSDRLGHKRLFITGLPLFALASWCAAFSPTAGLLIASRVFLAVGAAMMMPATLAIVRQVFIDERERALAIGIWAAVASGAAALGPVLGGLLLEYFWWGSVFLINVPVVAVVLPFACWLIPHCGGNRQRPFDLVGSLQIMLGLVGVVFALKELSNINASLLPAVASAAVGALFLTLFVRRQQRAAQPMIDFTLFRNGGFSGGVVIAIVSGIALTGVELVLTQRLQLVLGLSPLMSALMLLPLPVASVLASPLAGVLLPRYGERTVILYSFTVCVLGIISLLALFNSALVWQMLALFAAGSGLGAMFTAASTSIMLNTPEEKAGMVAAIEDVSWELGGVLGVTLLGGMMTAVYSYGLTLPDGLVNGEAAYDSIDEALRIAAGMGAERAERLIGLAQNAFDRAYLAVLSSAAVLLLITFLVLRRVLRPAHCPGQ from the coding sequence ATGTACCCTAATAACCGCTGGCTGGTGCTGGCGATTGTCACCAGCACGCTGTTTTTAATCGTGATTGATATGACGGTGCTGTATACGGCGCTGCCGCGCATCATGCAGGATCTGGACGGCTCAGCTGCGGAAAAATTGTGGATTATCAACGCCTATCCGCTGGTGGTGGCCGGGCTGCTGCCGGGCGCGGGCATGCTCAGCGATCGTCTGGGCCATAAGCGGCTGTTTATCACCGGGCTGCCGCTGTTTGCGCTTGCCTCCTGGTGCGCGGCGTTTTCACCTACCGCCGGGCTGCTGATCGCTTCCCGCGTGTTTCTGGCCGTGGGCGCGGCGATGATGATGCCCGCCACGCTGGCGATTGTGCGCCAGGTCTTTATTGATGAACGCGAACGGGCGCTGGCCATTGGCATCTGGGCGGCGGTGGCATCCGGCGCGGCGGCGCTTGGCCCGGTGCTGGGCGGGCTGCTGCTGGAGTACTTCTGGTGGGGGTCGGTATTTTTGATCAACGTGCCGGTAGTGGCGGTGGTACTGCCTTTCGCCTGCTGGCTGATCCCGCACTGCGGCGGTAACCGCCAGCGTCCTTTCGATCTGGTGGGTTCCCTGCAGATTATGCTGGGGCTGGTCGGTGTGGTCTTTGCGCTCAAAGAGCTGAGCAATATCAACGCGTCACTGCTCCCCGCCGTGGCGTCTGCCGCCGTCGGCGCGCTGTTTCTGACGCTGTTTGTGCGTCGTCAGCAGCGCGCTGCGCAGCCGATGATTGATTTCACACTGTTCCGCAACGGCGGTTTTTCCGGCGGGGTGGTCATCGCCATCGTTTCCGGGATTGCGCTGACCGGCGTTGAGCTGGTGCTGACCCAGCGCCTGCAGTTGGTACTGGGCCTGTCGCCGCTGATGTCCGCGCTGATGCTGCTGCCGCTGCCGGTGGCATCGGTGCTGGCGTCTCCGCTGGCGGGCGTGCTGCTGCCCCGCTACGGTGAACGAACGGTGATTCTGTATAGTTTTACGGTTTGCGTGCTGGGTATTATCAGCCTGCTGGCGCTGTTTAACAGCGCGTTGGTCTGGCAGATGCTGGCGCTGTTTGCTGCCGGGAGCGGGCTGGGGGCGATGTTTACCGCGGCCTCAACGTCGATCATGCTCAATACGCCGGAAGAGAAAGCCGGCATGGTGGCGGCGATTGAAGACGTGTCCTGGGAGCTGGGTGGCGTGCTGGGCGTTACGCTGCTGGGCGGAATGATGACCGCCGTTTACAGCTATGGCCTGACTTTGCCGGATGGATTAGTCAACGGCGAGGCGGCTTATGATAGCATTGACGAAGCCCTGCGCATTGCCGCCGGTATGGGGGCAGAACGTGCCGAACGGTTAATTGGTCTGGCTCAGAACGCCTTCGACCGCGCCTACCTCGCCGTGCTGAGCAGCGCCGCAGTGCTGCTGTTGATCACTTTTCTGGTTCTCCGGAGGGTGCTGCGTCCGGCTCATTGCCCCGGACAGTAA
- the fhuE gene encoding ferric-rhodotorulic acid/ferric-coprogen receptor FhuE, protein MSSSRTLPHHRTAESSARSLFKPTLAALLVLSALQPVFAAESSENTLTVEAKADDGAASPTADTDYSVPVTTAGTKMPLALRDIPQSATIVSKQRMQDQALQSVGDVLTNTTGISAFNIDSNRSSYWSRGYLINNYLFDGIPTVVDDIWDFGDNASDTAIYDRIEVIRGANSLSTGSGYPSASVNMVRKHADSKELTGSLSAETGSWDKQRYVGDVTVPLNESGTVRGRAIGGYQENDSWLDRYHNRKRFLSTIVDADLTDSTTLSLGWDFQQTETRDPSWGGLPTWYSNGERTHYDRSFNAAPDWSYTDKQSNKVYANLTQRFDNGWQAQINGSHSKTTFDSKLMYPYGYPDRQTGQGAYLYSGWNKGTRKVDSVDVYANGPFELLGRSHELMLGGSYSRQKNYFMNTYFDGMTYNGDYNSWDGNTPQGDWNDWTVEDDDTIRQKSAYTAARFSLADPLSLLVGARYTQWSARGTSGDKDSKKIAPYAGLTYDINDTYSAYASYTTIFQPQSSRDASASYLDPVTGKSYEAGLKGDWANSRLTATLSVFRTEQNNLGVNTYGFITGTTEYAYQAVDSVSRGVEFEVNGALTDNWQMTFGASRYIAEQRDGTAVKPELPRTTAKLFTSYRLPMLQDLTVGGGVNWQNHTWQDNVAGPLGSTQVEQSSYTLVNLFSRYQVTKQLSVQANINNLFDKEYYDYLGTYAVYGAPRNFSVSANYSF, encoded by the coding sequence TTGTCTTCTTCGCGTACCCTGCCGCACCACCGTACAGCAGAATCATCTGCACGCTCCCTGTTTAAACCGACCCTGGCCGCCCTGCTGGTGCTCTCCGCACTTCAGCCCGTATTTGCCGCCGAGAGCAGTGAAAACACCCTGACCGTAGAAGCGAAGGCTGACGACGGTGCAGCATCGCCAACCGCTGACACCGACTACAGCGTTCCGGTGACTACCGCCGGGACCAAAATGCCGCTGGCGCTGCGTGACATTCCGCAGTCTGCGACCATCGTCAGCAAGCAGCGTATGCAGGATCAGGCGCTGCAAAGCGTCGGCGACGTGCTGACCAACACCACCGGTATCTCCGCATTTAATATCGACTCCAACCGCTCTTCCTACTGGTCACGCGGTTATCTGATTAATAACTACCTGTTCGACGGTATCCCGACCGTGGTGGATGATATCTGGGACTTCGGCGATAACGCCTCCGATACCGCTATTTACGACCGTATTGAAGTGATTCGCGGTGCCAACAGCCTGAGCACCGGCTCCGGCTACCCGTCGGCTTCCGTTAACATGGTGCGTAAACACGCCGACAGCAAAGAGCTGACCGGCAGCCTGTCTGCGGAAACCGGCAGCTGGGACAAACAGCGCTATGTTGGCGATGTCACCGTGCCGCTGAACGAGTCCGGCACCGTCCGCGGCCGCGCCATCGGCGGCTATCAGGAAAACGACAGCTGGCTGGACCGCTACCACAACCGTAAGCGCTTCCTGAGCACCATCGTGGATGCCGATCTGACCGATTCCACTACCCTTTCCCTCGGCTGGGACTTCCAGCAGACTGAAACCCGCGACCCGAGCTGGGGCGGGCTGCCGACCTGGTACAGCAACGGCGAGCGCACCCATTACGACCGCAGCTTCAACGCCGCCCCGGACTGGTCCTACACCGACAAACAGAGCAACAAAGTCTACGCTAACCTGACGCAGAGGTTCGATAACGGCTGGCAGGCGCAGATTAACGGCAGCCACAGCAAAACCACCTTCGACAGCAAGCTGATGTACCCGTACGGCTACCCGGATCGGCAAACCGGTCAGGGTGCCTACCTCTACAGCGGCTGGAACAAAGGCACGCGTAAAGTTGACTCGGTGGATGTGTATGCCAACGGGCCGTTTGAACTGCTGGGCCGCAGCCACGAACTGATGCTTGGCGGCAGCTACAGTCGCCAGAAGAACTACTTTATGAACACGTACTTTGACGGCATGACCTACAACGGTGACTACAACAGCTGGGACGGCAACACGCCACAGGGTGACTGGAACGACTGGACGGTGGAAGATGACGACACCATTCGCCAGAAATCCGCCTACACCGCCGCACGCTTCTCGCTGGCCGATCCGCTGTCGCTGCTGGTGGGCGCACGCTACACCCAGTGGAGCGCACGCGGCACGTCCGGCGATAAAGACAGCAAAAAAATCGCGCCTTATGCCGGTCTGACTTACGACATTAACGACACCTATTCGGCGTACGCCAGCTACACCACCATCTTCCAGCCGCAAAGCTCGCGCGACGCCAGCGCCAGCTACCTCGACCCGGTAACCGGCAAGAGCTACGAGGCCGGCCTGAAGGGTGACTGGGCGAACAGCCGCCTGACCGCCACCCTGTCCGTATTCCGCACCGAGCAGAATAACCTCGGCGTGAACACCTACGGCTTTATTACCGGCACCACCGAGTACGCCTATCAGGCGGTGGATTCCGTTAGCCGTGGCGTCGAGTTTGAAGTGAACGGCGCGCTGACCGACAACTGGCAGATGACCTTCGGCGCATCGCGCTATATCGCCGAGCAGCGTGACGGCACGGCGGTGAAACCGGAACTGCCGCGCACCACCGCCAAGCTGTTCACCAGCTATCGCCTGCCGATGCTGCAGGACCTGACCGTCGGCGGCGGCGTGAACTGGCAGAACCACACCTGGCAGGATAACGTCGCCGGGCCGCTGGGTTCAACGCAGGTCGAACAGAGCAGCTACACGCTGGTCAATCTGTTCAGCCGCTACCAGGTCACCAAACAGCTCTCCGTGCAGGCCAACATCAATAACCTGTTCGATAAAGAGTACTACGACTACCTGGGCACCTACGCCGTTTACGGTGCGCCGCGCAACTTCTCCGTCTCGGCTAACTACAGCTTCTGA